The following is a genomic window from Leptospira selangorensis.
CCAGGTCCCTTTGGATCGGATGAATACATCGCCCTATAATTATAATCATAAATTCGAATTTGTTTTAATTTGATAGAAGAGGTGAAAAGTTTTCCTAAAACTTCAGCCTCCTTGTCGGTTTCAGGCTTGGGCATTTCTCTCATCAAATATTCAAATCTATAGCCCAGATCATAATAGTTGTTTTGAAATCTTTCTAGGATGGAGTCTAGGAAAGATTCCTTTTTCAGTTTAGGGTACAAACTAAGAATTTGGATAGGAGAGAAGAAAACCGCATCCTTCCAAGCTCCCGGAAAAAAAGGGATGGAAATCAATACGATACATAGCAGTATCAGAGTCAGAATTCGAGATCTTTTGCTATGTTTGCGCGGGTTCACCTTTCTAGTATCGGCGATTCCATCATAAAGAATCAGTCTAATTCAATAGGATAATCGATACTTCTCGGACCAATAAAATGATATTTTATGTTTTTATAGACGGGATAGGCTTTGGGGAAAACGATCCGGATAAAAATCCGTTCTCTAAGTATTCAAAGGGGATTTTTCTACCCTTGGGCGGTAAATCGATCCCGACAGATTCTCCTTCCCGCCTCCAAGAACTCACCTATCTCAAAACGGACGCGAGTATGGGGATCAAGGGACTTCCTCAAAGCGCCACCGGACAAACCTCTCTTTGGACTGGGATCAATGCCTGTCAGGTGCTGAACCGACACATGAGTGGATTTCCTACATTTACCTTAAAACGTATCATCGCTAAATATTCCATCATTCGAATCTTAGAAGAGAACGGATTTAAAGCCGACCTACTGAACTGTTATACCCCCGGATTTGCGGAACATATAAAAAAACATCCAAGACATGTATCCGCTTCTACTCTCATCCAGATGGCTGCGGACAAACCTTTAAAAGATATGGATGATCTAAGAGATGGCAAGGGTCTTTATATGGACATCAGCCGTGATTTCCTTAGAAAGTTCGGAAGGGACTTTATAGATAAGGATGATCCGGTTTTAGAGATCCAAGATCCGTACAAAACCGGGAAAGATATCATTCCTGCAATGCAGGGCCATACATTATGTATCTATGAATACTTTATCACGGATAAGGTGGGTCATAAGATGAATTGGAAAGGTGCCGAAAAATGTATCTCCGACTTGGAGGACTTTTTACTCGGAGTTTTGGATGCAATGGATCCGGAACAAGATCAACTCATTATAACATCCGATCATGGAAACTTGGAAGATCTGACTGTGGATGTTCATACCGTAAACCCGGTACCGACCATTCTATACGGTAAATACACGGATCAGATGAAAGACAAAATCCACGCCTTGAAAGATATCCCACATGCAATTTATGATTGTTTAGGGATACAGATCCAAATGTCTGAACAGGAATTTGTTCAGACTTCTTCAAATTAAGATTTCTTAATATTTCCAGTCGTCGTCTTGGCGATCATCGTCGGAAGGTTTTGCTTTTCCGCCACCTTCTCCGTCCTTGTATCTAAGATCGTCTTCGATCTGATCCAAAGCTTCCTTCTTCCAGGCAGCGGATTTTTTACCTACAGGAGTATCAGGATTTCTATCAGCGGACTCTTGGAAAACCGCTGCGGCTTTCTCATACTTTCCGCCTCTGAAATAGATGGTTCCCTTTCTGAACATGGCAGCCTGGTCCATAGTTCCATCCGAGTTCTCTAACATTTTGTTCAGATATTGGATTGCTTGTTCCGATTTTCCCAAAGCATCGTAACTTTCCGCGATATAATACCAAGCTTGTTCTCTAGCTCTTTCGCTGACACCTATATCCAAAGCTTTTTTCAAAGTTTCGATCGCTGAGTAATATTCTTTACGTACGTATAATTCTCTACCCTTCTCTAAGAGCCCGGAACGGAATTCCTTATCTACGGAAACCTTATCCGGATCGAAATAGGCATCCGACTGAACGTAATCTTCATACACATCGTAAGCGGACCAATCTTTGCCCATTCTGCGCAAAGATTTTCCCCATCTCACTCTAGCTTTTACGTTTTCAGGATCTTCCTGTAAGGCCAATACGTAGTTCTTTCTAGACTGATCGTAATTGCCTTTTTTCATATAGTAGTCGGCAATTGCGGATAACGCATTCGATCTGAGTTTGTTATCTCCGGAAGTTCTAAGAACTTCCTCTAAATGTCCTTTTCCTTCTTCGTCTCTATTTAATAAAAGAAGAAGGTTTCCAAGGCCATAGGCGACCCTAGCTTTTTCTTCGCGAGCTAAACCTTCTTTTTGGTTCAGCTCCCTGAAAATACCAAGGGCTCTCATCTTATCCCCGGTTTTGTCCAGAGCAGTTGCCAGATCGTATTGGATCCGGAAAGAAAGATCAGAACCCACATCCTTGGCGGATAATTCTGCGAAAATATCCAAAGCCTTTTCCGAGGATTTAGGATTGGAATGTTTTAGAAATTCCTCTCCTTCTCTGACTTTCTCGATGATCCCTTTATTTGTGGAATCCGTATCTTGGATCACCGCAGTATAAATCCCTGTGAGAAGACCTGCACATACGAATAAAAATCCTGTGACTAAAATAATGGAACGGTTCATCTTCTTCCTCCGCCGATCCGGGCCAGACATTGTTTGGTCCAGAACTCGGTTCGTTCCGGATTATAGTTCTTTGTATCTTTTTGTACGAAGAACTTTAGGGCTTTATTATATTCACCCTTTTTATAAAAAGACATTCCAAGGAAAAACTTGGCCTTTCCTCTTATATCGACATCGTTTGAGCCCGCATACGGAGCCAATTGTTTAACCGCTTCTCCGTATTCGTTTTTCCAATACGTTGCTCTCAGAACTCGATCGACCTCTTCATCACTAGGCTCTTCTTGCTCGACGATTAAAGGTTGTTTTTCATTATTCTGAACATTTTGGTTGTTCTGATTATCCTGAGGATCTTGCTCTTCTTTCGGCTCGTTTTTATTAGGCTTATCGTTTTCAGCAGTTTGTGTATTATCCGAAGAGCCAGGGCCACCAATCGCAACATAAGATTGGTCCTGAGTCAAAGTGAAATCTTCTATATCGCCACGTTTAACTGTAATACCAAAATACATGGTTCCGGAGTATGGTTTCATCTTAACCATAACGTTAGTATCCGGATGAGAAACTTCTCCAAGCTTTCTAACATTGCCGCCTAGAAAGGTAGAAACTCCTCCTGACAAAGGTTTGCCCGCTTGGTAAATAGAGTAGACAGTGTTTTCGTCGGCGCGATCAGGAGATTTCCAATCTAAACGAACTCCTCCATCGACGATATTCGCCTTCAGATCCTTCACGTGCATTTCATCGTACGCGAATTGAGGATTGGTAACTACATCATCTTCCTTAGGAGGTTTTCTTTTATCTTGATCATAAACGTAGAACTGGCGAATGAAGGATTGATTTTGGACTAAAGGTAAAACTTCTTTCAAACCTTGTTTTACTGAAACACCGTAATAAAGAGTTTGAGACTTGGTCAGATCCTGATCCAAGAAAGTATTTTCAGGATGCGAAACTTCCGCTAACTTCTCCGCTTTTCTCATCAATGTCATACTAGACATCGGCTCCGCGGATTTATAAATAGTATAGATAGTTTCACCTTGGATTCCTTTCGGATAAGGTTCCCAAGAAATACGTAAGAACTGACCTTCTCTCTTTACTGAGATATCAGTAACTCTAGCGTTATCCGAAAGATACTTCTGCTCTTCTGGCGGAGGTTGATTCGTATTCGTAGCAGGAGGGTAATTATTCTGAGTATTAGTCGGTGGATGATTATTTGTCTGAGGAGGCGGGTTATTTTCGATCACAATCGGGATCGTAGTATAGTTACGATTCGCTACTAATCTTGCATCCTTCTTCCTTACATGATTCGCTAATACGACTGCGTAATAATAAGTTCCAGGTTTCAGATTATAATCGTAGATCTGATTCACTCCGTTAGCTACGCCGCTCGGAAATTTTCCCAAAGAATCCGAGATATAACATTTTTCAGGATTATCGATGATAGAAGAAGATCGAGCAACTATGATCTCGCCGGTTTCTCGAGGAGCTTCCCAAGAGATACGAACGGATCTACCGTCTTTAAGGACTTCTACATTGATGGAGTTTGCAACACTCGCATTATCATTGTCCAGACGAAAGGTATCCTGGGCATAGATAGAATTTCCCAATGCCATTAGGAAGAAAATAGATAGGATCCGGAGTCGAATTTTCATCTGGAAATAAGGTTCCGAACTAGATTATCGGTTGCTACAATGCAATTTTTTACTTCGGTTTTTAGCAGAATGTGGGGAAAATAATATAAAATGCGAAAGATACGGAAACTTCTCCTTTCGGTTTGATCTTGACTAATGAAAGCATTCATAAGACATAATACGACTTCCGGCATATAAATGATCGATATAGAATATTATTACGACCCAGAATATCAGAATTTTCTCCTCTCGAGCAAGAGACGTGAGCTTACTCCTCCGGAAACCGTTTTGAAACATTTTTCCCTGAAGGATGTCCAGAATATCGTGGATTTCGGGATGGGCCTGGGTTTCTGGACGGAAACTCTTCTGAAATCGATCCATAAAGAGGGATGGGTCTGGGGCGCAGAATGTAATCAAGACTTCTTGGATGAAGTATTACATTGGAAAAATAGAGAAGATATCCAAAGATTTACGCCATTTTATATGGAGAAAGCGGATCGTCCCCTATTACCGGAATGGATCCCAGTCCCTGAAGTCGTTTTTGCTTCTTTAGTACTTTCCACTTTTGCAGATCCGGGCCAAGCAATGGACGGTTTAGTTCGTTCCATGAAGAAGGGTGGCAAATTGATCGTTCTAGATTGGGTCAAAAACGAATACCCAGTCGGCCCTAGGATCAATGATAAGATCTCTTTAGATAAGATGAAGTTTTTAGCGGAACAATATAAATTAGAGATCGTTAAAACAGTTCGTATTAGTGAAAACGTATACGGCTTGGAGATCCAATCAGGCCCTGAATTCGAATATGGTTATTATGATCTAAGAGAAGAAGAAACTTATTCTGAAGAATTGATCAGATCTTAAAGAAGCGATTTTAAGAGATATCCCTTAAAATCGCTTATAGATTTTATTTTAAATTATAAATTCCGTCTTTAGCAGCTTCTTCTAATACTGAATAAGTAGTAGTTTTGAAGCCCGCTGGAATTTCCGAAGCAGGAGATTTAAACGGAAGCGCAAAAATAAGTAAAAGCTGGATCCAAGTATTATAAGTAACATTTCTAATGTACTGTTTTACTACTTTATCCTTTTTATCTTTAAAAGTATAAGTAATCGTAAAATCATCTTTTGCCCAAGCAGGTAAAACAGTTAAAGTCAAACCGCTTATGAAAGCAAGAGCTTGTCCGCCGCCGCCACCTTGGTCAACACCTTCGATCTGCAATTTTAAATCAGAAGGTTGTAAAGCAGTTGTGGTACCTTTAAAGTAGCCGGATTCCGAAATATGCTTTTCAAATTCTTTCTGCATTGCTTCAAGAGCGTTAGCATTTACCTCTAACGATTCACCGGATGGCGAAAAGGATTTCTGTGAATAAGTCACTGAAATAGTCTTATTAGAAACTTTTTCGGGCTTTTGGTAAGTCGGGCCTTGAAACCCTTCAGGGTAACTTGTAAAAGTAGCACAATTGAACAGTCCGATTACTGCGCAAGTAGCTATAAACAACTCAATTTTTTTCATTCACTTTGTCTCCATTAGTATGTTTTAATATGAATCGATGAGCATTATAGTAGGAGTCGATCAATGAGGACAATACTTCGGTCCTATCCTCGATTCCGCTCGGAAACAGATAATATTTGCTATAAAAATTCACATCACGAGTATTGAATAATTTCTTAACGTTTCTAAAAAGGACCTTCTTGTTCGGATTTTTAACAGTCAAATCACAATCATAAGCAGCCGAATCCGTAGCAATCGCTCCTCCTGCCCAAATATAAATTGTGAAAGTCAAGATCGCTAAAGGGAAATATGCAGGATGAGGTTTTCTAATTTCCTCGAAATTGGTACAGGCAATGGTAAAAATTTTATAGTTATTATCAGAAGGTTCTTTGTAATTAATGTATGCTACCCTTTGAAAATAATTCGCTTTTCGAGCATATTCTATAACTGCAAGGGTTAAATTATCTTCCTTAGTCTGCACTGAATTGATCCCGGAAGGAAGAGTCACTCTTTCTATAAAAATTGTTAAAGGAAGAGCTTGTTTTTGGTCAGGTGGATCGTTCAAAGAAACCTGAACCGGAATAGTAATACAGGAAGCCAGTATTAGAAAGGAAAAGAATGCTAAAAATTTTAATTTCATCCGAATAAAAACCTAACTCATTCAGGGGACAGACCTACCCGAAAAAGAGAAAGGTATACTAACGTTTGAGAAACATTTTTACACAGGATTACTAATGCAATAAAAATTCCCGTTTATTAGGGATTTTGGCACATTACAAATCTAAATTTTACAATTTTATAAAATCGAAATGTGCTTTATCTGGATCAACCGATTGCAGCCAAGATCCGAGCGGAAACTTTACCTTCTTTATCGGTAACATCCGGGATATATTCCCCGATCTCTACGGTTAAGAATTGCCCTGGACTTAGGCTTTTTAGATCATTTTCAGGGATAACTGCTTTTAGATAATTATCGGTTACTGCAACCCCACCCCTTTCCAAAACAGCCTCCCTC
Proteins encoded in this region:
- a CDS encoding metalloenzyme; the protein is MIFYVFIDGIGFGENDPDKNPFSKYSKGIFLPLGGKSIPTDSPSRLQELTYLKTDASMGIKGLPQSATGQTSLWTGINACQVLNRHMSGFPTFTLKRIIAKYSIIRILEENGFKADLLNCYTPGFAEHIKKHPRHVSASTLIQMAADKPLKDMDDLRDGKGLYMDISRDFLRKFGRDFIDKDDPVLEIQDPYKTGKDIIPAMQGHTLCIYEYFITDKVGHKMNWKGAEKCISDLEDFLLGVLDAMDPEQDQLIITSDHGNLEDLTVDVHTVNPVPTILYGKYTDQMKDKIHALKDIPHAIYDCLGIQIQMSEQEFVQTSSN
- a CDS encoding tetratricopeptide repeat protein — encoded protein: MNRSIILVTGFLFVCAGLLTGIYTAVIQDTDSTNKGIIEKVREGEEFLKHSNPKSSEKALDIFAELSAKDVGSDLSFRIQYDLATALDKTGDKMRALGIFRELNQKEGLAREEKARVAYGLGNLLLLLNRDEEGKGHLEEVLRTSGDNKLRSNALSAIADYYMKKGNYDQSRKNYVLALQEDPENVKARVRWGKSLRRMGKDWSAYDVYEDYVQSDAYFDPDKVSVDKEFRSGLLEKGRELYVRKEYYSAIETLKKALDIGVSERAREQAWYYIAESYDALGKSEQAIQYLNKMLENSDGTMDQAAMFRKGTIYFRGGKYEKAAAVFQESADRNPDTPVGKKSAAWKKEALDQIEDDLRYKDGEGGGKAKPSDDDRQDDDWKY
- a CDS encoding class I SAM-dependent methyltransferase, which translates into the protein MIDIEYYYDPEYQNFLLSSKRRELTPPETVLKHFSLKDVQNIVDFGMGLGFWTETLLKSIHKEGWVWGAECNQDFLDEVLHWKNREDIQRFTPFYMEKADRPLLPEWIPVPEVVFASLVLSTFADPGQAMDGLVRSMKKGGKLIVLDWVKNEYPVGPRINDKISLDKMKFLAEQYKLEIVKTVRISENVYGLEIQSGPEFEYGYYDLREEETYSEELIRS